TTATCTTTAAGCAACACATCGAAAATCTGATCAGATTTCGAGATATCAAAACTATATTTCTTTCCACTTTTAAGTTTTGAATCATTCGACTTCTCACTAccagaaaattttttaaataaagaacaaaaatatatgGAGGGCCTTTCTTAAGTTCAGCTAAATTGACTTCTATTTCGAAATCGATTTCCTCTTCTGAGGATTCCATGGTTACATAGGCAATCTTTTCTTTTTGAGTAAACGGTTTACTCTTCAATCTCTGTTTATTCCTAtgtttctctttctcctttttcataAGCTCAGTCTGCCGACCCTTTTCAGCCAAATGAGCCAGATCAGGAATGTAATATCCCGCATTTTtgaaaatctaaatataaataaattgtgattttatcTTATTAAGTCTACACTTTATaatcttaaaaattattttattaaaaataattaaatagattcgGAGATAAATTCATTTTGAACCAATTAATATTCTTACGTAATCTTATTATAATGGAATATTTTGTATAAGTTTAGTAAttgaaaaaatgagaaagaatTGTACAATCTAATTTAAGTAacttttattatgaaaaatttataacttattttattaatttgagctcttattttataaattaatcaattaagagtaattaaattagatttattaatatttagagttatgttaattaatattcttgtgtaattttataattgttatttcatataatttgaaattaagatTTAGTAATAGaagtattatataatttaatttaagtaatttCTATTATGAATGAATTatggtttattttattaatttgagctcttagagattaatttattaggaatgattaaattgatttttataaatactttaattttaagtcaattaatatttatatacaacttttattttattggttattttatataaattgaaattaaagttacgatggaaaaataatgaaaggtcctaatttaatttagataattGATATTTCGAATTTAACTGTGTTTTATAAAATGTGAttaatatgtttattttataatttaaattagaagtAATTATTTGGGCTCGTTAATAGATTGATAGATaaaatcttatgcattttaaaagTAATCTTTATAGCATTATATTTGAATTAtgattttaatgaataaaagcaaaattttttagcaatttcttaaaactaaaaggcaaACTCGATACAAAGGCTCGATAATTATGTAGTTAATACTAGAAAAGATTACGTAATGTTCTTTCTAGTAGAAATACCCTGACTTAAGCAAGGTATTTTGCTGGACGGAACGTTACAAGAAATGTGCACATTAAGCAATTTCCTACGCATATAGAATCCTAACCACATGGTTGCTATTTTCACTATCTCACTTTCAGGTAATGTAACATAGCATCGACTTCTAGCATTTTTGAAACGTATTAAATAGTCATCGATGATCTCACCATTCTCACATTTCAAAGCCACTAAGCCAGTAACTGCTACGTTCATTTCTCCTCGATAAAACTGAGCGTGAAAAGCAGTTTTTAACTGATTCCATGTTGTAATCGAATTTGGTCTAAGATTCGAAAACCAAGTAAATGCATTCTTCGTCAATGacgaagaaaaaaattttattttcaaattttcatcattAACTAGATTTTCAATCTCGACCAAATAACGAGCAACATGCTTAGTAGTTGACTTTCCAACTTCTCCAGCAAATTTTATggttattttttgatttttcaccCCTCTTGACACTTCAGCCATTTGAACTACTTGGAGAAAAGCAGATACAAAATGTGGTTGATCCATAAAACCAACATTCAATCTAACCCGAttcaaaacatcctctacaattctagtAACTTGATAGCGATCACTACGCAATCCATTTAAAACATCATCAGCATTTTCATGTCGAAGAACTGTGTGAGGATTTTTTTGATTTggaatatgatttttattttgaaaaatattttccaTCCCCTCATTATTTTCTCGAGCATTATGCCTCTCGCCTTCATCATAATCGACGATTCGAGCAATCCTTTCAACTTGTCTGGCCAGACGCTCGAATCTCGATTCATGATCAGCCATCATGGGATTCAAAATTGTAGTCATTTGTTGGGTCAATAAATTGATCAAGTCATGGTGACTTTCCTCCACTTGCTGTCGATATACTGCCATTGAATTGGTAGCATTCGAAGTGGAGCCCACATGGTACTCACGAGAATATTCAGAGTGTTGTTGTGGTTTTACATATTATTCACTCCATTTGTACTCCCAAAGCAGATAGGCATAAATCCACCCACCGGTGGGGTATAACCAGCAGGAAGACCATAAGGGGGCCACCTAGCGGTTAATGGAGATTGATATGGTGGTACAGGACCACGCGGACGAGTATTGCGTCCAATATTTTTAGTTTGAATAGTCATTACGGCTATACTTTCAGTTCCAATTGCACTCTCCGAATGTGAAGATACATCGGTTTATAGCATGGATACTGGTATGCTATTACCGGTGGATGAACCACCATCCACATTTGATACTTCATCAGCCATGTGAATGATCTTCCCACTTCGCAATCGCATACACTAAGAAATTACTGgaaaaatatttgttttgacaCACTTCGATTTAAAACGGTCCTACTGGGCGTGCCAATTTATTTTGTcgatttttagcaaatcgatGGTGGTTCGATATCTAGTGGTTTGGGAGCGAAACATACTCCTCTGTGCGACTACCTGTTTTCTAGAAGTGCATCAAAGCGTCTTCGATTAGACAAATTttgacaataaaaaataaaatgaatttgTAAAATGATATAATGCAGTTTGAAAGTTAAagtattgaaaattaaataaataataaacatacaGGTTTGCATGaagattaaaagaaaaagcaataacAATGCCTTCAATTAAATTAAAGAACTGTAGCAGAAGGAATAAAAACACAGAAAGATAAATTGGATGAAGAACATAAAGAACACTTCATGAataaaattaagtgaaaagttAAATTTACAGAAAGACTAAATTGAAAGAAGAAAGTGGAAGGAACCCTATAGAAAGTGTAACTCGATCGCAAACTCAGGGATTCGCTGGGATGTGAGAATGCTTAGAGTGTTTTTTTCTGAGTAAAAGTTCCAACCCCTATTCCCTAACACTTCACAATATTTATAGACTATCTTACATAATGGTTAATTTGATtacaattaattacaattaaatgaggAATGACAGATTTGAAATACAATCACTCTTGGTAACCGTTCTCACTGCGTGATTATAGATATTTCCAATATTTTTCTCGTGTGATAAAAACCACGAACTTTTCCGCTTCCACAACTATTTGATCAGTTTTCTCGAAAACCTTACTCAATTCTTCGAAACGAAACTTCTATTCGATTTGACTTACTCGATCAACCACACAATCAAAATCTAATCAGCACTGAATACCTCCAACTTTATACTCACACGCATATCTTCTCAAAAGACTAAACTTTACTTCTTCAATTCACCTCAtttatatcaaaaatatttttcgatcaacaatagtttttttttttctgtttttgtttttctttctaatgCGGGTTGCTGTGGGATTATTAGCAAACGCCAAACAACGAAcgtatttttttatgtattagtTCTAAAGGAGTGTAATCTCTAAATATGACCGAATATATATGTTATACAGAATTGTGGGAGAACAAAATATGATATTgctgttttgattttttttaatttaaaacatgATAAATGATAAAACGGCATTCCTgctttatattttttgaaaattaaaaatgataaaCGATAAAATGacattaatattttgtatttttaaaaattaaaaatataataaacaaCAATTCAACATTGTTaaattatgtttatgttatatttttttacatgtgtgtagaataaaaaaattattaaatattttttaaaatacaaaaattattttgatatttaaaaaatttagccACAAATAACCATATTAATCATAcactaaaattatttatctgtgtgaaatatatattaaaacaaaaaatataattaaaaataaattaaattatatatataaaaatataatatttaattttaataattgattttattgTCAAGTATACTGTTCATTTTTTTAGTAATGGAGACTCAGCATGTATTATGCAGAGTTATAGAATAGaggtgtattttttattatttttttaattataaattataaatcgGAGGTTTAGAATTGGCTgaaataaaatttgataaaaactTGAGATCCGATATGTGGCTGGTAAATTCAAATTCAGAATGCACCAATTAGAGCCTTCAATTTATGTaggttttttttatgttaaatataAAGCAATATGGTGTGttagttttataaaaaataaaattataaaattcagaaagTCTAAATTGGTGACTCAAATTTGTGAACTAAAAAGAATTTTAATTACGGAAAATCAGATAATATATATTAGCATAGAAAAATCATCTATCAGAAGATCTAAGATTAGAaccatattttttaaaataatagcATATTCACCGAttagaagataaaaaaatatgagtAGTAGGATAATATCTTTCTACTAAAGTTATTACTAAAATTGACTGATTTGGGATCACTTCAATATGAAATACATGATAAAACCAAGTAATTCGCAAAACAGACTCGACAATCGATTTgtaactaaattaattttaacttaATTATCATTATAACTAATTTTATTATCAACAATTTTCATGCAAATCATATAGATCTTTCTAATAACACATACTaattgttacggtgggtaaccggagattaataagatggatgACGTTTGACGGCCCAAGTGTATGAAGGAGGAGATCTCCGGATGTatctgcaactcgggaggctccgtccgacttgcgcgcgtgagtgaatggggggtggtacctgcaaagacactccgatgcctaagttagcaagggtgtgagcaggtctagagagtattgggcttagagatacctgaggcgtgtcagtgtacttatagtggtgagccaataaccaccgttggagtagtgccgtatctttaggatattaaccgtcccattatcttagggaggttaagatatggctttatgaagtggttagagagattttaggggcggttactcatttgaatgagtgtttatctgccagctaatctcataaccgacttcttcatgctaagtcgtggttgacaccgacttcttaagTGGAGGTCggtgctttgctaggcttaatctattggatcaggccttttggttggacctgggcccttaacattgggccagggtatgaacagtgcccctacttgagcccaagatcctTTGAAGacttgggttcaagtatttaactcgggttcgtagccgacCTTCACGGGTTTTtaaaaccgacgtgattttcgcgtccttttgtttctgacagttacgtcaattcaagcgtcgtgtccgttgagggaTCATTTAGGGATCGAGGGttttggtaacggtgcagtctcattaatgactgcctcgtttttaccattatgccccttagcctatttataaatactttccctctctttcgtttttccgtttctgcaatctttcaaacttcttatttttttgCTCGTGCTGCATTCTTGTGTTCGAAGATTTCCGCTCTCTCCAACCTTCATTTCttggataaaggttagttttaTTCCTTCCATGTCATGCCttatgtttgcatgttttgCATTGTGAGTGGATAGGTTGGCCTGTAGATTCTAGCTTTGTGTCTCTCCTCTTTAGGGGCcgtgttttttgatttttccttttcttttttccttttgtaggtttctgccacttttctttatataaaaaatggcttccgtagatGTTCTTTCTTTGTGGGTTGATGACActgtccttggggaggaaccccTGGTCGACGCTGAGTTTAtcactcatcttcgtactcatcaccggctctgtacttcggaggaggatgagccaaaatatgaactgataatcccgggtcctgaagaccgggtctgttttgggagagttaatgaggcggcccctcatttttcttcatgtatgaatgtatgatcacccgtttgggtgtttttcttcctttctctgaTTTCGAGATAtctgttttgcaccactgtAGAGTTGCCCCTAttcaacttcaccccaattcttgggatTTTTTGAAGATCTATCAGTTTATTAGCCACGCTCTggactttccgacctctttgaggattttcttctttctctttcatatgactaagccctttagtgggctaaacaacaaacagcaGTGGGTATcgttccgagccatacaaggtcggaggattttcaccctttttgacgaatcttttcatgacttcaaaaactattttttcaaagtacaagctgtagagggtcaccatcCCTTCTTCCTTGATGAGCACTcttcccctcgctttcccctttattggTTGGCGGCCTCCCCTCGTGAAAAGTATGGTCCAGATGATCtggacgaggtggaggcggccattgtggggtttttccgagaagcgtgggggagggccccatacttggataccAGAAAAATCCTTCAGGGAATGCCGACTTTTGTTCAATCTCAATTAGGTAGtgcattggtgcacgaaattgcaataacacttttgcaatcccgcacaactaaccagcaagtgcactgggtcgtccaagtaataccttgcgtgagcaagggtcgatcccacggagattgtcggcttgaagcaagctatggttatcttgtaaatcttagtcaggagatcagaaattattaggattgattgtgaaaagcaaaagaacatgaaacggttacttgttttgcagtaatggagaatgggttgaggtttggagatgctccatcttctgaatctcagcttttctactgtcttcttcatcaaacacgcaagtctccttccatggcaagctcgtataggatttcactgttgtcagcagctacctcccatccgcgcagtgaaagctaatgcacgcactctgtcacagtactgccaatcaccggtttggttccctcccctaccggaatagaatcactcttttgcgtctgtcactaacgcccagtaggttacaggtttgaagcacgtcacagtcattcaatcattgaatcctactcagaataccacagacaaggtttagaccttccggattctcttgaatgctgccatcaggtcctgcctataccacgaagattccgataaaagaacccaagagataactactcaatctaagatagaacagaggtggttgtcaggcacgtgttcatggttgagaatgatgatgattgtcacggatcatcacattcatccggattaagaacaagtgttatcttggaatggaagcaagcatgattgaatgagaaacagcagtaattgcattaatccatcaagacacagcagagctcctcacccccaaccatggggtttagagactcatgctgtggaagaaaacgtgtaaaatgtcataagGTTGCATAAGgtctgatacaatgtcaaaagatcctataagtagtaaactagtatcctaaggtttacagaaacgagtaaatgacagaaaaatccacttccgggcccacttggtgtgtgcttgggctgagcattgaagcttttatgtagagacgttttctggagttaaacgccagttctcatgccagtttgggcgtttaactccaagttttatgccagttccggcgtttaacgctggaatttctgaggccggattgctacgcaggtttgggccatcaaatcttgggcaaagtatggactattatatattgctggaaagccctggatgtctactttccaatgccgttgagagcgcgccaattgggcttctgtagctccagaaaatccacttcgagtgcagggaggtcagaatccaacagcatctgcagtccttttcagtctctggatcagatttttgctcagaaccttcaatttcagtcagaaaatacctgaaatcacagaaaaacacacaaactcatagtaaagtccagaaaagtgaatttaactaaaaactaataaaaatataataaaaactcaactaaaactaccaaaaacatactaaaaacaatgccaaaaagcatataaattatccgcatcacaacaccaaacttaaattgttgcttgtccccaagcaactgaaaatcaaaataggataaaaagaagagaatatactatagactccaaaatatcaaagaaacatagttccaattagatgagcgggactagtagctttttgcctccgaacagttttggcatctcactctatcctttgaagttcagaatgattggcatctatgagaactcagaactcagatagtgttattgattctcctagttaagaatgatgattcttgaacatagcttatgtatgagtcttggctgtggcccaaagcactctgtcttccagtattaccaccggatacatacatgccacagacacataattgggtgaaccttgttagattgtgactcagctttgctaaagtccccaattagaggtgtccagggttcttaagcacactcttattgccttggatcacaactctatgtcttttctttttctctcttttttttttttcgaaaaatatttttttttttttgtattcactgctttttttcttgcttcaagaatcaatttgatgatttttcagatcctcaataacagttctctttctcctcattctttcaagagccaacaaatttaacattcttaaaaacaacaaattcaagagacatatgcactgttcaagcattcattcagaaaacaaaaagtattgtcaccacatcaaactaattcaactagtttcagagataaatttcgaaatcctgtacttcttgttcttttgtgattaaagcatttttttcttttaagagaggtgatggattcataggacattcataactttaaggcataactttaattttattaattatgaattaaaaacaagactcaaaaatagatatagaataagactagaaaaacgaaataaaaacagaataaaggaaataaaaaaaaaacgaaaaacagaggctcctaatgatagaggttttcacagagttaggactcaacaaccttgattttgagaagtggatgctccctcagcttgagaggagagcttttggcgtttcaaactcttggagttcacgcccctgcttctcttgtatagtctcttgcagcttgttaatagatgcttctaggctggaccagtagtcattcttgggaattcagggaggaattcctgtgccctcctcttgatggagttgtcttgcaacAGAGCaaagaaatcaagcttgggtaagccagtttggcctcagtggaattcttatttgcaatggtgtagatctcacaagcatcacatgatgaacctccacttcttttccaagcataatgcaatgaatcatcactgctctcttgatggtgacctcagaacggttgctagtgggcaatatggaacgcccaatgaagtctagccaacctcttgcaattggcttgaggtctcccctcttgagttggtttgggacacccttagaattggttatccacttagttccagggaggcatatgtcctctagaacttgatccaaccccttatctactctcaccatcctcctattaaaggaatcaggatcatcttgtagttgaggcaacttgaatatttctcttattttgtccagatggaagtatataactttccctctgaccgtggttctatgggtatggtagcagttccagtcattctctgcttatctgttagccacagatttgagtagaattcctgaaccatgttccttccaacctttgtctcaggattggttagaacttcccatcctctgtttcgaatttgctcttggatccccggatattcatcttctttcagatcaaacttaacttccgggatcactgacctcagacccattattttatgataatggtcttcatgttctttggttaagaacttctcttcattccaaagattctttggattagtctcttctttcctcttgagttggtttgttttcccttgggagccatgatcttgatagattttggcttagtgatcacggaaaagcacaccaaacttagaggttttgcttgtcctcaagcaaaagaaaagaaagaagagaagagagagagagagaggaaattcgaatggtgtgaggaaggaggggtgaggaacgttcatttatagagtgggggggaggagaatttcgaaaacaaaagagagatttgaaaggaaatttgaaaagattttgaaaaatttgagaaaagggtgagtttttgaagaagatttgagattattttgaaatagatttgaagaatggttttgatttgtgaagattgaaagtgaatgatgaaaggttgaagtgcatttatgtagaagattatgggtaaaaaggaaagtttgaaaaaaatttgagttgaaaacgaaaatgtggtccccccacctttctggcgttaaacgcccagaatggtacccattctggcgtttaacgcccacttggcaccctttttgggtgtttaacgcccagccaggtaccctggctggcgttaaacgccagaaaaccttcctcactgggcgtttttctgaacgcccagtgatgctgcacacctggcgttaaacgcccagaatggtacccattctggcgtttaacgcccaaaatggtaccattactggcgttaaacgcccagaatggtacccattctggcgtttaacgcccaaaatgcaccttactggcattttttcgccagtaagctcattttctctgctttttgagctgaatctttctgtaactctgtgaattccttcattttttgatatttgcctctgtaagaacaaatcatacaacctactaatgactgggttgcctcccagtaagcgcttctttactgtctttagctggactttcactgagaatcaatctagtctcagttttgagcactcctgctcaaagtttccttcaagataatgtttgattctctgtccattaacaatgaacctcttatcagaatcaatatcctgaagctcaacatatccatatggtgacactcctgtaatcacatatggaccccccccaacgggatttgagttttcctggaaacagtttgagcctagagttgaagagcagaactttttgtcctggctcaaagactctggttgacaatctcttgtcatgccacttctttgccttttccttataattttttgcattttcaaaggcattgagtctgaactcttctagctcatttagctggagcagtcttttctcaccagctaactgtgcatccatgtttaggaatctggttgcccaataggctttatgttccagttccacaggcaaatgacaggccttcccatacaccaattggtatggggaggtacctataggagtcttgaatgctgttctgtatgcccacagagcatcatccaagctctttgcccaatcctttcttcgggccattacagtccgttctaggattctttttagttctctgttagagacctctgcttgcccatttgtctgtggatgatacggagttgccactttgtggctaattccatatctaaccatagcagagtatagttgtttattgcagaaatgagtgcccccatcactgattagcactctggggacgccaaatctgctgaaaatgttcttctggaggaatttcagtacggtcttagtatcattagtgggtgtagctactgcttctacccacttagatacatagtccactgccaccagaatgtaagtgtttgagtatgatggtgggaatggccccatgaagtcaattccccatacatcaaacagctctatctctaatatcccttgttgaggcatggcatatccatgaggcaggttaccagctctttggcaactgtcacagttacgcacaaactctcgggaatctttatagagagtaggccagtagaagccacattggaggactttagtggctgttcgctcacttccaaagtgtcctccatactgtgatccatggcagtgccataggatcctctgtgcttcttttctgggtacacacctgcggatcactccgtcagcacatctcttaaagagatatggttcatcccagaggtagtacttggcatctgaaattaatttctttctctgcatgtaactgtactccttgggtatgaacctcacagctttatagtttgcaatgtctgcaaaccatggaacttcctgaatggcaaatagttgctcatctgggaaagtctcagaaatctcagtagaagggagggacgccccaactactggctctattctggacagatgatcagctacttgattctctgtcccttttctgtctcttatttctatatcaaactcttgcagaagcaacacccatctgataagcctgggttttgaatcctgctttgtgagtaagtatttaagagcagcatggtcagtgtacacaatcactttggatcctactaggtaggatctaaacttgtcaatggcataaaccactgcaagtaattctttttctgtggttgtgtaatttttctgtgcatcatttagaacacgactagcataataaatgacatgcagaagtttattatgcctctgtcccaatactgcaccaatggcatgatcactggcatcacacattaattcaaatggtaatgcccaatctggtgcagagataactggtgctgtgaccaacttagctttcagggtctcaaatgcctgcagacactcattatcaaagataaatggagtgtcagcagctagcagattactcagaggttggcaatttcgaaaaatccttgataaaccttctgtaaaatcctgcatgtcccagaaagcttctgattgccttaacattggcaggtggtggtaatttttcaattacctctacctttgccttatccacctctattccccttgaaattttgtgcccaaggacaattccttcagtcaccataaagtgacatttctcccagtttaaaaccaggttagtctcttggcatcttttcaggacaagtgataggtggttaagacaggagttaaatgagtctccatatactgagaagtcatccatgaagactttcagaaatttctctaccatatctgagaagatagagagcatgcacctttggaaggttgcaggtgcattgcacagaccaaaaggcattcttctataggcaaacacgcctgaagggcaggtgaatgctgttttctcttggtcctgagggtctactgcaatttggttgtagcctgaatagccatccaaaaagcagtaataatcatggccagctagtctttctagcatttggtctatgaatggtaaagggaaatgatcctttctggtggctgtattgagccttctatagtcaatacacatgcgccaccctgtgactgtccttgtgggaaccagttcatttt
The Arachis stenosperma cultivar V10309 chromosome 7, arast.V10309.gnm1.PFL2, whole genome shotgun sequence genome window above contains:
- the LOC130939646 gene encoding uncharacterized protein LOC130939646, translated to MADHESRFERLARQVERIARIVDYDEGERHNARENNEGMENIFQNKNHIPNQKNPHTVLRHENADDVLNGLRSDRYQVTRIVEDVLNRVRLNVGFMDQPHFVSAFLQVVQMAEVSRGVKNQKITIKFAGEVGKSTTKHVARYLVEIENLVNDENLKIKFFSSSLTKNAFTWFSNLRPNSITTWNQLKTAFHAQFYRGEMNVAVTGLVALKCENGEIIDDYLIRFKNARSRCYVTLPESEIVKIATMCEKSNDSKLKSGKKYSFDISKSDQIFDVLLKDKQLVLSEGRTLLSIKDLKGKPYCKFHQATSHSTNNCVRFRDLIQKAIMEGRLKFDDGKKEMKVDVNPFEIDASYVEPCFGVNTVGKSYDFDVALDDFES